A stretch of DNA from Flavobacteriaceae bacterium MAR_2009_75:
TAAACAACCGCTAGTAACCATTCCGTTGAAATCGTCATCACCAAAACCGTTGGTACCCCCATTCACTGGTGTATCGTTGCAAATAGGAATTGCATTGACACAATCAGGCGATACCTGCGCAATGACCGACGACATTCCGTAGATAAACAAAAAAAATAATAGTAGTTTATTTCTATTCATTAGTTGGCTCGACATTGGGCAAAGTAAATTTACGGCGTAAGAAACCTTAACACCAATTTATGTTGTGTACTACCGCATATAGGGCGTAAAGTGCTATATAATGTATATCTTTGCCGTTCGTTTTGGTCAAGTTACTGCAAAGCTGTAACCTTCTGCTTTTCTGAAGATTGCCACTTTGATACTGATTTGAACCAGAAAAGAAATGAGTAGATGAAAATTGACAGTACTTTGGAAAAGCAATTTGAAGAGATGGGAAACGACCATATTTCCGCATCTGAAGACACCCCTTTACGAAACGATGCATTTGTTTTGACCGATGAAGAAAAAATAAAGCGTATACAAGAAAACATTCGTGAGGTAATGCTAACTCTGGGCCTTGACCTTGATGATGATAGTTTGAAAGGCACCCCAAATCGGGTTGCCAAAATGTATGTAAAAGAAATTTTCGGTGGATTGCATCCTGACCGAAAGCCGAAATCTTCGACTTTTGACAATAAGTACAAGTACGGGGAGATGTTAGTCGAAAAGAACATCACTCTTTATTCTACCTGTGAGCACCATTTATTACCCATCGTCGGTAAAGCGCATATCGCTTATATCTCTAGCGGAAATGTAGTCGGACTATCAAAGATGAACCGTATCGTTGAT
This window harbors:
- a CDS encoding GTP cyclohydrolase I, producing MKIDSTLEKQFEEMGNDHISASEDTPLRNDAFVLTDEEKIKRIQENIREVMLTLGLDLDDDSLKGTPNRVAKMYVKEIFGGLHPDRKPKSSTFDNKYKYGEMLVEKNITLYSTCEHHLLPIVGKAHIAYISSGNVVGLSKMNRIVDYYAKRPQVQERLNIQIVRELQKVLETDDVACVIDAKHLCVNSRGIRDIDSSTVTAEYGGKFKEESVRREFLDYINLDTNF